The following proteins come from a genomic window of Andrena cerasifolii isolate SP2316 chromosome 6, iyAndCera1_principal, whole genome shotgun sequence:
- the LOC143369702 gene encoding coiled-coil domain-containing protein 25 — MVFYFTSEVVQPPVPLFMGVDKYENEDLIKWGWPEDVWFHVDKYSSAHVYLRLRLGQTIDDIPTIVLEDAAQLVKANSIEGNKVNDVDVMYTMWSNLKKTQGMEVGQVGFHRDKDVRKIHVPKRLNTVVNRLNKTKRSELVNLRGEREERDRSEREDKKKLLREQKEREKVEEKRKQDEAEMRSYNSLFNATNMISNTENTGYDSDDFM, encoded by the exons ATGGTTTTCTATTTTACAAGCGAAG TTGTTCAACCACCGGTACCGTTATTTATGGGAGTTGACAAATATGAAA ATGAAGATCTTATAAAGTGGGGTTGGCCAGAGGATGTCTGGTTTCATGTAGATAAATATTCCTCGGCACATGTGTACCTACGTCTTCGACTC GGTCAGACAATAGACGACATACCTACCATAGTTTTAGAAGATGCCGCACAATTAGTAAAAGCAAATAGTATCGAAGGCAATAAGGTAAATGATGTCGACGTAATGTATACAATGTGGTCAAATTTGAAAAAGACTCAAGGCATGGAAGTGGGACAAGTCGGTTTCCATAGGGATAAAGATGTTCGCAAAATTCATGTTCCTAAACGATTAAATACCGTTGTTAACCGATTAAATAAAACCAAACGTTCAGAGCTGGTAAATCTGAGAGGTGAAAGGGAAGAGCGAGATAGAAGTGAAAGGGAAGATAAGAagaaacttttgagagagcaaaaAGAAAGGGAGAAGGTAGAAGAGAAGCGAAAGCAAGATGAGGCAGAAATGAG gaGCTACAATTCGTTATTCAATGCCACCAATATGATATCTAACACAGAAAATACTGGATACGACTCGGATGATTTTATGTGA
- the LOC143369588 gene encoding interference hedgehog isoform X1, with product MRPVPSLCGLVTALLHVLASFAHGQREELGMSFSRHPQPLDAPLGDDVNFECNLNLAAERFSWCHRPLGSEKWLPVFHTPINGKISRYVVNFDNETKAGDYRCIAFYGSSGLASDPARLTLATLQKFSDRSNVVINVAAGNTVPITCPVPYSAPEAIVQFYKDNNPIQNVNSKTMIIESVKASDSGSYYCTASNYITTQIYTSNHKTIMNVHTNPSFQTPYFVKQPQTEYKVLRGKNVTLECFGAGYPVPNIAWSRLGSPLPSNSVRTSMGLMITSVQPADRGEYDCMWMSNGAHIKSLIILRVMEAPKVIRSPKASTFSEGGELELSCMVTGEPQPKIEWLINGESMLPNDNVEVKGSMLRISEVEKKHAGIVQCVASNEYGSDSGYNLLRVNPKQHVGTTESRPDYGIQNSRHKHTRGGGRRRSKEGKRKGTAVMVPPNQPNVTRLSDVSVMVRWSVPKNTGLPIQFFKVQYRELGQKMNGKQAKWMTANSEIPNHIRSFEVTDLQPNHTYRFRIAAVYSNNDNKPSPNSVRFHLIKDGGFERNKMPIPLLTNTEALGPQEVLLVWQNPDKSADIDGFYVYHRASSSAGDYIKTTVEGKDSFNITISHLQPDTTYEFKVQSFSVGAASEFSQILGQKTKKPVIEHNDHDNRNDHGSNLTLDSRVRPADDRNANMYAIIGGVLGGLTLLGGLAAVAVVYKRTKHKQSRESSQSEGKPITNGRVMNGGVTDSKINITSNPLAGLDTSEDIIQPKVGIYYYRYILVCCSLIPTRTLRTLSGAAFLSFYFPNTTHSGQQSPMEMASFLNGQNNNSNNHNGSDTAASDVNASHTEPPLHHGSQPIEQPL from the exons ATGCGACCAGTGCCTTCCCTATGTGGCCTCGTCACAGCCCTGCTCCACGTCCTGGCCAGCTTCGCCCATG GGCAAAGAGAAGAACTAGGCATGTCCTTTTCGCGACATCCTCAGCCTCTGGATGCACCTCTAGGAGACGACGTGAATTTTGAGTGCAATCTCAATCTAGCCGCTGAACGCTTCTCGTGGTGTCATAGGCCACTAGGTTCAGAGAAATGGTTGCCAGTTTTTCATACACCCATCAATGGCAAGATCTCTAGATACGTAGTCAATTTTGATAACGAGACGAAAGCCGGGGATTATCGCTGCATAGCTTTTTATG GTTCCAGCGGTTTAGCTTCCGACCCAGCACGACTGACGCTTGCTACGTTGCAGAAGTTCTCCGACAGGAGCAACGTTGTTATAAATGTCGCGGCAGGGAATACCGTGCCTATCACGTGCCCTGTGCCTTACTCGGCTCCAGAGGCTATAGTTCAATTCTATAAAGACAATAATCCCATACAGAACGTTAACAGCAAAACCATGATCATTGAGAGCGTTAAAGCATCGGACAGTGGCTCCTATTACTGCACCGCTAGTAATTATATAACCACTCAGATATACACCAGTAATCACAAGACCATCATGAACGTGCACACGAATCCTAGTTTCCAGACGCCATATTTCGTCAAGCAACCGCAAACTGAGTATAAAGTCCTGCGGGGCAAGAATGTGACTTTGGAATGCTTCGGCGCTGGTTATCCGGTACCTAACATTGCGTGGAGTAGATTGGGTAGCCCGTTACCGTCGAACTCTGTAAGAACATCGATGGGTTTGATGATAACCAGCGTCCAGCCAGCTGACAGAGGGGAGTACGATTGCATGTGGATGAGCAATGGTGCGCACATCAAGTCTCTGATTATATTGAGAGTAATGGAGGCGCCAAAGGTGATCAGATCGCCAAAGGCATCCACATTCTCCGAGGGTGGCGAGCTGGAGCTGTCGTGTATGGTAACTGGTGAGCCACAACCGAAGATCGAGTGGTTGATCAACGGCGAGTCCATGTTACCCAATGACAACGTGGAGGTTAAAGGCTCCATGCTTCGCATATCCGAAGTGGAGAAGAAGCACGCTGGTATCGTACAATGCGTCGCAAGTAACGAGTACGGCTCTGACTCCGGCTACAATCTGTTGAGAGTGAATCCGAAGCAACATGTCGGTACGACTGAATCGAGGCCGGATTACGGAATTCAAAACTCGCGGCACAAGCACACCAGGGGCGGCGGGAGGAGGAGGAGCAAGGAGGGAAAGCGAAAAGGCACAG CGGTGATGGTGCCGCCGAATCAGCCGAACGTCACAAGGCTCTCGGATGTGTCCGTGATGGTCAGGTGGTCCGTACCCAAGAACACTGGATTGccgattcaatttttcaaagttcAGTACCGGGAACTTGGTCAGAAGATGAACGGCAAGCAGGCGAAGTGGATGACCGCGAATTCAGAGATACCGAATCACATACGGTCGTTCGAAGTGACCGACTTGCAGCCGAACCACACGTATCGATTCAGAATCGCTGCAGTCTATTCGAACAACGATAACAAGCCGAGCCCGAACTCCGTCCGTTTCCATCTGATTAAAGACGGAGGATTCGAGAGGAACAAAATGCCGATACCCCTGCTGACGAACACCGAAGCTCTCGGGCCGCAAGAGGTGTTGCTCGTTTGGCAGAATCCAGATAAATCGGCGGACATCGATGGCTTCTACGTGTACCATCGGGCTTCTAGTTCGGCTGGCGACTATATAAAGACCACGGTCGAAGGAAAGGATTCCTTCAACATAACTATATCTCACTTGCAACCTGACACAACGTACGAGTTCAAAGTGCAGAGCTTTTCCGTGGGCGCCGCGTCAGAATTCTCGCAGATCCTCGGGCAGAAAACGAAGAAGCCCGTGATCGAGCACAACGATCACGACAACCGTAACGACCACGGTAGCAATCTAACGCTGGACAGTCGCGTGAGGCCAGCCGACGATAGAAACGCGAACATGTACGCCATAATTGGCGGTGTTCTCGGCGGATTGACGCTCCTGGGAGGATTAGCAGCGGTGGCAGTGGTGTACAAAAGGACTAAGCACAAACAAAGCCGAGAATCTTCTCAGAGCGAAG GGAAACCGATAACAAATGGACGAGTAATGAACGGCGGGGTGACCGACTCCAAGATAAATATAACATCAAACCCGCTCGCTGGTCTCGATACGTCTGAGGATATAATACAGCCTAAGGTCGGTATTT ACTATTATCGATACATATTA GTGTGCTGCTCTCTAATTCCTACTCGCACTCTCCGCACTCTCTCTGGAGCCGCTTTTCTTTCGTTTTACTTTCCGAACACCACACAC AGCGGACAACAGTCGCCGATGGAAATGGCCTCGTTTCTAAACGGGCagaacaacaacagcaacaaccaTAACGGCAGCGACACAGCTGCCAGTGACGTGAACGCATCGCACACCGAGCCACCTCTGCATCATGGATCACAGCCGATCGAGCAACCCCTGTGA
- the LOC143369588 gene encoding interference hedgehog isoform X3 produces MRPVPSLCGLVTALLHVLASFAHGQREELGMSFSRHPQPLDAPLGDDVNFECNLNLAAERFSWCHRPLGSEKWLPVFHTPINGKISRYVVNFDNETKAGDYRCIAFYGSSGLASDPARLTLATLQKFSDRSNVVINVAAGNTVPITCPVPYSAPEAIVQFYKDNNPIQNVNSKTMIIESVKASDSGSYYCTASNYITTQIYTSNHKTIMNVHTNPSFQTPYFVKQPQTEYKVLRGKNVTLECFGAGYPVPNIAWSRLGSPLPSNSVRTSMGLMITSVQPADRGEYDCMWMSNGAHIKSLIILRVMEAPKVIRSPKASTFSEGGELELSCMVTGEPQPKIEWLINGESMLPNDNVEVKGSMLRISEVEKKHAGIVQCVASNEYGSDSGYNLLRVNPKQHVGTTESRPDYGIQNSRHKHTRGGGRRRSKEGKRKGTAVMVPPNQPNVTRLSDVSVMVRWSVPKNTGLPIQFFKVQYRELGQKMNGKQAKWMTANSEIPNHIRSFEVTDLQPNHTYRFRIAAVYSNNDNKPSPNSVRFHLIKDGGFERNKMPIPLLTNTEALGPQEVLLVWQNPDKSADIDGFYVYHRASSSAGDYIKTTVEGKDSFNITISHLQPDTTYEFKVQSFSVGAASEFSQILGQKTKKPVIEHNDHDNRNDHGSNLTLDSRVRPADDRNANMYAIIGGVLGGLTLLGGLAAVAVVYKRTKHKQSRESSQSEGKPITNGRVMNGGVTDSKINITSNPLAGLDTSEDIIQPKTIIDTY; encoded by the exons ATGCGACCAGTGCCTTCCCTATGTGGCCTCGTCACAGCCCTGCTCCACGTCCTGGCCAGCTTCGCCCATG GGCAAAGAGAAGAACTAGGCATGTCCTTTTCGCGACATCCTCAGCCTCTGGATGCACCTCTAGGAGACGACGTGAATTTTGAGTGCAATCTCAATCTAGCCGCTGAACGCTTCTCGTGGTGTCATAGGCCACTAGGTTCAGAGAAATGGTTGCCAGTTTTTCATACACCCATCAATGGCAAGATCTCTAGATACGTAGTCAATTTTGATAACGAGACGAAAGCCGGGGATTATCGCTGCATAGCTTTTTATG GTTCCAGCGGTTTAGCTTCCGACCCAGCACGACTGACGCTTGCTACGTTGCAGAAGTTCTCCGACAGGAGCAACGTTGTTATAAATGTCGCGGCAGGGAATACCGTGCCTATCACGTGCCCTGTGCCTTACTCGGCTCCAGAGGCTATAGTTCAATTCTATAAAGACAATAATCCCATACAGAACGTTAACAGCAAAACCATGATCATTGAGAGCGTTAAAGCATCGGACAGTGGCTCCTATTACTGCACCGCTAGTAATTATATAACCACTCAGATATACACCAGTAATCACAAGACCATCATGAACGTGCACACGAATCCTAGTTTCCAGACGCCATATTTCGTCAAGCAACCGCAAACTGAGTATAAAGTCCTGCGGGGCAAGAATGTGACTTTGGAATGCTTCGGCGCTGGTTATCCGGTACCTAACATTGCGTGGAGTAGATTGGGTAGCCCGTTACCGTCGAACTCTGTAAGAACATCGATGGGTTTGATGATAACCAGCGTCCAGCCAGCTGACAGAGGGGAGTACGATTGCATGTGGATGAGCAATGGTGCGCACATCAAGTCTCTGATTATATTGAGAGTAATGGAGGCGCCAAAGGTGATCAGATCGCCAAAGGCATCCACATTCTCCGAGGGTGGCGAGCTGGAGCTGTCGTGTATGGTAACTGGTGAGCCACAACCGAAGATCGAGTGGTTGATCAACGGCGAGTCCATGTTACCCAATGACAACGTGGAGGTTAAAGGCTCCATGCTTCGCATATCCGAAGTGGAGAAGAAGCACGCTGGTATCGTACAATGCGTCGCAAGTAACGAGTACGGCTCTGACTCCGGCTACAATCTGTTGAGAGTGAATCCGAAGCAACATGTCGGTACGACTGAATCGAGGCCGGATTACGGAATTCAAAACTCGCGGCACAAGCACACCAGGGGCGGCGGGAGGAGGAGGAGCAAGGAGGGAAAGCGAAAAGGCACAG CGGTGATGGTGCCGCCGAATCAGCCGAACGTCACAAGGCTCTCGGATGTGTCCGTGATGGTCAGGTGGTCCGTACCCAAGAACACTGGATTGccgattcaatttttcaaagttcAGTACCGGGAACTTGGTCAGAAGATGAACGGCAAGCAGGCGAAGTGGATGACCGCGAATTCAGAGATACCGAATCACATACGGTCGTTCGAAGTGACCGACTTGCAGCCGAACCACACGTATCGATTCAGAATCGCTGCAGTCTATTCGAACAACGATAACAAGCCGAGCCCGAACTCCGTCCGTTTCCATCTGATTAAAGACGGAGGATTCGAGAGGAACAAAATGCCGATACCCCTGCTGACGAACACCGAAGCTCTCGGGCCGCAAGAGGTGTTGCTCGTTTGGCAGAATCCAGATAAATCGGCGGACATCGATGGCTTCTACGTGTACCATCGGGCTTCTAGTTCGGCTGGCGACTATATAAAGACCACGGTCGAAGGAAAGGATTCCTTCAACATAACTATATCTCACTTGCAACCTGACACAACGTACGAGTTCAAAGTGCAGAGCTTTTCCGTGGGCGCCGCGTCAGAATTCTCGCAGATCCTCGGGCAGAAAACGAAGAAGCCCGTGATCGAGCACAACGATCACGACAACCGTAACGACCACGGTAGCAATCTAACGCTGGACAGTCGCGTGAGGCCAGCCGACGATAGAAACGCGAACATGTACGCCATAATTGGCGGTGTTCTCGGCGGATTGACGCTCCTGGGAGGATTAGCAGCGGTGGCAGTGGTGTACAAAAGGACTAAGCACAAACAAAGCCGAGAATCTTCTCAGAGCGAAG GGAAACCGATAACAAATGGACGAGTAATGAACGGCGGGGTGACCGACTCCAAGATAAATATAACATCAAACCCGCTCGCTGGTCTCGATACGTCTGAGGATATAATACAGCCTAAG ACTATTATCGATACATATTA G
- the LOC143369588 gene encoding interference hedgehog isoform X4: MRPVPSLCGLVTALLHVLASFAHGQREELGMSFSRHPQPLDAPLGDDVNFECNLNLAAERFSWCHRPLGSEKWLPVFHTPINGKISRYVVNFDNETKAGDYRCIAFYGSSGLASDPARLTLATLQKFSDRSNVVINVAAGNTVPITCPVPYSAPEAIVQFYKDNNPIQNVNSKTMIIESVKASDSGSYYCTASNYITTQIYTSNHKTIMNVHTNPSFQTPYFVKQPQTEYKVLRGKNVTLECFGAGYPVPNIAWSRLGSPLPSNSVRTSMGLMITSVQPADRGEYDCMWMSNGAHIKSLIILRVMEAPKVIRSPKASTFSEGGELELSCMVTGEPQPKIEWLINGESMLPNDNVEVKGSMLRISEVEKKHAGIVQCVASNEYGSDSGYNLLRVNPKQHVGTTESRPDYGIQNSRHKHTRGGGRRRSKEGKRKGTAVMVPPNQPNVTRLSDVSVMVRWSVPKNTGLPIQFFKVQYRELGQKMNGKQAKWMTANSEIPNHIRSFEVTDLQPNHTYRFRIAAVYSNNDNKPSPNSVRFHLIKDGGFERNKMPIPLLTNTEALGPQEVLLVWQNPDKSADIDGFYVYHRASSSAGDYIKTTVEGKDSFNITISHLQPDTTYEFKVQSFSVGAASEFSQILGQKTKKPVIEHNDHDNRNDHGSNLTLDSRVRPADDRNANMYAIIGGVLGGLTLLGGLAAVAVVYKRTKHKQSRESSQSEGKPITNGRVMNGGVTDSKINITSNPLAGLDTSEDIIQPKVGI; this comes from the exons ATGCGACCAGTGCCTTCCCTATGTGGCCTCGTCACAGCCCTGCTCCACGTCCTGGCCAGCTTCGCCCATG GGCAAAGAGAAGAACTAGGCATGTCCTTTTCGCGACATCCTCAGCCTCTGGATGCACCTCTAGGAGACGACGTGAATTTTGAGTGCAATCTCAATCTAGCCGCTGAACGCTTCTCGTGGTGTCATAGGCCACTAGGTTCAGAGAAATGGTTGCCAGTTTTTCATACACCCATCAATGGCAAGATCTCTAGATACGTAGTCAATTTTGATAACGAGACGAAAGCCGGGGATTATCGCTGCATAGCTTTTTATG GTTCCAGCGGTTTAGCTTCCGACCCAGCACGACTGACGCTTGCTACGTTGCAGAAGTTCTCCGACAGGAGCAACGTTGTTATAAATGTCGCGGCAGGGAATACCGTGCCTATCACGTGCCCTGTGCCTTACTCGGCTCCAGAGGCTATAGTTCAATTCTATAAAGACAATAATCCCATACAGAACGTTAACAGCAAAACCATGATCATTGAGAGCGTTAAAGCATCGGACAGTGGCTCCTATTACTGCACCGCTAGTAATTATATAACCACTCAGATATACACCAGTAATCACAAGACCATCATGAACGTGCACACGAATCCTAGTTTCCAGACGCCATATTTCGTCAAGCAACCGCAAACTGAGTATAAAGTCCTGCGGGGCAAGAATGTGACTTTGGAATGCTTCGGCGCTGGTTATCCGGTACCTAACATTGCGTGGAGTAGATTGGGTAGCCCGTTACCGTCGAACTCTGTAAGAACATCGATGGGTTTGATGATAACCAGCGTCCAGCCAGCTGACAGAGGGGAGTACGATTGCATGTGGATGAGCAATGGTGCGCACATCAAGTCTCTGATTATATTGAGAGTAATGGAGGCGCCAAAGGTGATCAGATCGCCAAAGGCATCCACATTCTCCGAGGGTGGCGAGCTGGAGCTGTCGTGTATGGTAACTGGTGAGCCACAACCGAAGATCGAGTGGTTGATCAACGGCGAGTCCATGTTACCCAATGACAACGTGGAGGTTAAAGGCTCCATGCTTCGCATATCCGAAGTGGAGAAGAAGCACGCTGGTATCGTACAATGCGTCGCAAGTAACGAGTACGGCTCTGACTCCGGCTACAATCTGTTGAGAGTGAATCCGAAGCAACATGTCGGTACGACTGAATCGAGGCCGGATTACGGAATTCAAAACTCGCGGCACAAGCACACCAGGGGCGGCGGGAGGAGGAGGAGCAAGGAGGGAAAGCGAAAAGGCACAG CGGTGATGGTGCCGCCGAATCAGCCGAACGTCACAAGGCTCTCGGATGTGTCCGTGATGGTCAGGTGGTCCGTACCCAAGAACACTGGATTGccgattcaatttttcaaagttcAGTACCGGGAACTTGGTCAGAAGATGAACGGCAAGCAGGCGAAGTGGATGACCGCGAATTCAGAGATACCGAATCACATACGGTCGTTCGAAGTGACCGACTTGCAGCCGAACCACACGTATCGATTCAGAATCGCTGCAGTCTATTCGAACAACGATAACAAGCCGAGCCCGAACTCCGTCCGTTTCCATCTGATTAAAGACGGAGGATTCGAGAGGAACAAAATGCCGATACCCCTGCTGACGAACACCGAAGCTCTCGGGCCGCAAGAGGTGTTGCTCGTTTGGCAGAATCCAGATAAATCGGCGGACATCGATGGCTTCTACGTGTACCATCGGGCTTCTAGTTCGGCTGGCGACTATATAAAGACCACGGTCGAAGGAAAGGATTCCTTCAACATAACTATATCTCACTTGCAACCTGACACAACGTACGAGTTCAAAGTGCAGAGCTTTTCCGTGGGCGCCGCGTCAGAATTCTCGCAGATCCTCGGGCAGAAAACGAAGAAGCCCGTGATCGAGCACAACGATCACGACAACCGTAACGACCACGGTAGCAATCTAACGCTGGACAGTCGCGTGAGGCCAGCCGACGATAGAAACGCGAACATGTACGCCATAATTGGCGGTGTTCTCGGCGGATTGACGCTCCTGGGAGGATTAGCAGCGGTGGCAGTGGTGTACAAAAGGACTAAGCACAAACAAAGCCGAGAATCTTCTCAGAGCGAAG GGAAACCGATAACAAATGGACGAGTAATGAACGGCGGGGTGACCGACTCCAAGATAAATATAACATCAAACCCGCTCGCTGGTCTCGATACGTCTGAGGATATAATACAGCCTAAGGTCGGTATTT AG
- the LOC143369588 gene encoding interference hedgehog isoform X2: MRPVPSLCGLVTALLHVLASFAHGQREELGMSFSRHPQPLDAPLGDDVNFECNLNLAAERFSWCHRPLGSEKWLPVFHTPINGKISRYVVNFDNETKAGDYRCIAFYGSSGLASDPARLTLATLQKFSDRSNVVINVAAGNTVPITCPVPYSAPEAIVQFYKDNNPIQNVNSKTMIIESVKASDSGSYYCTASNYITTQIYTSNHKTIMNVHTNPSFQTPYFVKQPQTEYKVLRGKNVTLECFGAGYPVPNIAWSRLGSPLPSNSVRTSMGLMITSVQPADRGEYDCMWMSNGAHIKSLIILRVMEAPKVIRSPKASTFSEGGELELSCMVTGEPQPKIEWLINGESMLPNDNVEVKGSMLRISEVEKKHAGIVQCVASNEYGSDSGYNLLRVNPKQHVGTTESRPDYGIQNSRHKHTRGGGRRRSKEGKRKGTAVMVPPNQPNVTRLSDVSVMVRWSVPKNTGLPIQFFKVQYRELGQKMNGKQAKWMTANSEIPNHIRSFEVTDLQPNHTYRFRIAAVYSNNDNKPSPNSVRFHLIKDGGFERNKMPIPLLTNTEALGPQEVLLVWQNPDKSADIDGFYVYHRASSSAGDYIKTTVEGKDSFNITISHLQPDTTYEFKVQSFSVGAASEFSQILGQKTKKPVIEHNDHDNRNDHGSNLTLDSRVRPADDRNANMYAIIGGVLGGLTLLGGLAAVAVVYKRTKHKQSRESSQSEGKPITNGRVMNGGVTDSKINITSNPLAGLDTSEDIIQPKSGQQSPMEMASFLNGQNNNSNNHNGSDTAASDVNASHTEPPLHHGSQPIEQPL; encoded by the exons ATGCGACCAGTGCCTTCCCTATGTGGCCTCGTCACAGCCCTGCTCCACGTCCTGGCCAGCTTCGCCCATG GGCAAAGAGAAGAACTAGGCATGTCCTTTTCGCGACATCCTCAGCCTCTGGATGCACCTCTAGGAGACGACGTGAATTTTGAGTGCAATCTCAATCTAGCCGCTGAACGCTTCTCGTGGTGTCATAGGCCACTAGGTTCAGAGAAATGGTTGCCAGTTTTTCATACACCCATCAATGGCAAGATCTCTAGATACGTAGTCAATTTTGATAACGAGACGAAAGCCGGGGATTATCGCTGCATAGCTTTTTATG GTTCCAGCGGTTTAGCTTCCGACCCAGCACGACTGACGCTTGCTACGTTGCAGAAGTTCTCCGACAGGAGCAACGTTGTTATAAATGTCGCGGCAGGGAATACCGTGCCTATCACGTGCCCTGTGCCTTACTCGGCTCCAGAGGCTATAGTTCAATTCTATAAAGACAATAATCCCATACAGAACGTTAACAGCAAAACCATGATCATTGAGAGCGTTAAAGCATCGGACAGTGGCTCCTATTACTGCACCGCTAGTAATTATATAACCACTCAGATATACACCAGTAATCACAAGACCATCATGAACGTGCACACGAATCCTAGTTTCCAGACGCCATATTTCGTCAAGCAACCGCAAACTGAGTATAAAGTCCTGCGGGGCAAGAATGTGACTTTGGAATGCTTCGGCGCTGGTTATCCGGTACCTAACATTGCGTGGAGTAGATTGGGTAGCCCGTTACCGTCGAACTCTGTAAGAACATCGATGGGTTTGATGATAACCAGCGTCCAGCCAGCTGACAGAGGGGAGTACGATTGCATGTGGATGAGCAATGGTGCGCACATCAAGTCTCTGATTATATTGAGAGTAATGGAGGCGCCAAAGGTGATCAGATCGCCAAAGGCATCCACATTCTCCGAGGGTGGCGAGCTGGAGCTGTCGTGTATGGTAACTGGTGAGCCACAACCGAAGATCGAGTGGTTGATCAACGGCGAGTCCATGTTACCCAATGACAACGTGGAGGTTAAAGGCTCCATGCTTCGCATATCCGAAGTGGAGAAGAAGCACGCTGGTATCGTACAATGCGTCGCAAGTAACGAGTACGGCTCTGACTCCGGCTACAATCTGTTGAGAGTGAATCCGAAGCAACATGTCGGTACGACTGAATCGAGGCCGGATTACGGAATTCAAAACTCGCGGCACAAGCACACCAGGGGCGGCGGGAGGAGGAGGAGCAAGGAGGGAAAGCGAAAAGGCACAG CGGTGATGGTGCCGCCGAATCAGCCGAACGTCACAAGGCTCTCGGATGTGTCCGTGATGGTCAGGTGGTCCGTACCCAAGAACACTGGATTGccgattcaatttttcaaagttcAGTACCGGGAACTTGGTCAGAAGATGAACGGCAAGCAGGCGAAGTGGATGACCGCGAATTCAGAGATACCGAATCACATACGGTCGTTCGAAGTGACCGACTTGCAGCCGAACCACACGTATCGATTCAGAATCGCTGCAGTCTATTCGAACAACGATAACAAGCCGAGCCCGAACTCCGTCCGTTTCCATCTGATTAAAGACGGAGGATTCGAGAGGAACAAAATGCCGATACCCCTGCTGACGAACACCGAAGCTCTCGGGCCGCAAGAGGTGTTGCTCGTTTGGCAGAATCCAGATAAATCGGCGGACATCGATGGCTTCTACGTGTACCATCGGGCTTCTAGTTCGGCTGGCGACTATATAAAGACCACGGTCGAAGGAAAGGATTCCTTCAACATAACTATATCTCACTTGCAACCTGACACAACGTACGAGTTCAAAGTGCAGAGCTTTTCCGTGGGCGCCGCGTCAGAATTCTCGCAGATCCTCGGGCAGAAAACGAAGAAGCCCGTGATCGAGCACAACGATCACGACAACCGTAACGACCACGGTAGCAATCTAACGCTGGACAGTCGCGTGAGGCCAGCCGACGATAGAAACGCGAACATGTACGCCATAATTGGCGGTGTTCTCGGCGGATTGACGCTCCTGGGAGGATTAGCAGCGGTGGCAGTGGTGTACAAAAGGACTAAGCACAAACAAAGCCGAGAATCTTCTCAGAGCGAAG GGAAACCGATAACAAATGGACGAGTAATGAACGGCGGGGTGACCGACTCCAAGATAAATATAACATCAAACCCGCTCGCTGGTCTCGATACGTCTGAGGATATAATACAGCCTAAG AGCGGACAACAGTCGCCGATGGAAATGGCCTCGTTTCTAAACGGGCagaacaacaacagcaacaaccaTAACGGCAGCGACACAGCTGCCAGTGACGTGAACGCATCGCACACCGAGCCACCTCTGCATCATGGATCACAGCCGATCGAGCAACCCCTGTGA